A portion of the Aphelocoma coerulescens isolate FSJ_1873_10779 chromosome 1, UR_Acoe_1.0, whole genome shotgun sequence genome contains these proteins:
- the TMEM45A gene encoding transmembrane protein 45A produces the protein MGNFKGHALPGSFFLLFGLWWSVKYPLKYACRKNKSACYLGSRAGFQRLEFVEGIVKAVFALIGMVAEQFVPDGPHLKLYNYEKKHWDHLMNWQHATMYLFYGISGLVDIVAHGTNALPAAMDRMMLSLAVFIEGFLFCYHLHGRTMLDVHVHQLLLFAIFGAAACIFLEVFFRGSIVLEMLRTSLCILQGSWFWQIGFVLYPPNGSPEWNQTDHTNMMFLTMCYCWHYAFAFLILAVNYTIVSWAVRSKVKQSQSMEMGLLKTPERDHESEEEI, from the exons ATGGGCAATTTCAAAGGGCATGCCCTCCCTGgaagctttttccttctttttggtTTATGGTGGTCAGTGAAGTATCCACTGAAGTACGCCTGTCGAAAAAACAAGAGCGCTTGCTACCTTGGCTCCAGGGCAGGATTCCAGCGCCTGGAGTTTGTTGAGGGCATCGTCAAAGCTGTCTTTGCCCTCATTG GAATGGTGGCTGAGCAGTTTGTTCCTGATGGACCTCATCTGAAGCTGTACAACTATGAGAAGAAGCACTGGGATCACTTGATGAACTGGCAACATGCCACCATGTACCTCTTCTATGGCATTTCAGGGCTGGTGGACATCGTGGCGCATGGGACCAACGCGCTGCCAGCGGCCATGGACAGGATGATGCTTTCCTTAGCAGTCTTTATTGAAG GTTTTCTCTTCTGCTACCATCTCCATGGGAGAACCATGCTGGATGTTCATGTTCATCAGTTACTGCTATTTGCTATCtttggagctgctgcctgcataTTTCTGGAAGTTTTCTTCCGTGGCAGTATTGTGCTAGAGATGCTCCGCACAAGCCTCTGCATATTACAAGGCAGCTGGTTCTGGCAG ATTGGCTTTGTGCTTTATCCTCCAAATGGGAGCCCAGAGTGGAATCAGACAGATCATACTAACATGATGTTCCTGACTATGTGCTATTGCTGGCATTATGCCTTTGCTTTTCTTATACTTGCAGTGAATTACACAATTGTCAGCTG GGCAGTTCGCTCGAAGGTTAAACAGTCCCAGTCCATGGAAATGGGTTTACTGAAAACACCTGAACGAGATCATGAGTCAGAAGAAGAAATTTAG